One Campylobacter pinnipediorum subsp. caledonicus genomic window carries:
- the serB gene encoding phosphoserine phosphatase SerB, producing the protein MIKLCIFDFDSTLMDGETIDILAQSYGVGDEVKNITKKAMAGELDFFESLTSRVSLLEGMSYFLAKDICENLPVMNGAKELIENLKAKGIKVIVFSGGFDLGTNAMQKKLNFDASFANILHQKDGKLTGRVGGEMMFGFSKGKMLQKIQKIINVDISNTMCVGDGANDISMFEYSSLKIAFCANEILKQNATHCVDKKDLREILKLI; encoded by the coding sequence TTGATAAAACTCTGTATTTTTGACTTTGATTCAACACTAATGGATGGCGAGACTATTGATATTCTCGCCCAATCATATGGTGTTGGAGATGAGGTAAAAAATATAACAAAAAAGGCTATGGCTGGCGAGCTTGACTTTTTTGAAAGCTTAACCTCTAGAGTCTCTTTGCTAGAGGGGATGTCGTATTTTCTTGCAAAAGATATATGCGAGAATTTACCTGTTATGAATGGTGCTAAAGAGCTTATTGAAAATTTAAAAGCTAAAGGCATTAAGGTTATTGTATTTAGCGGAGGGTTTGATTTAGGCACCAATGCTATGCAAAAAAAATTAAATTTTGATGCTAGTTTTGCAAATATCTTGCACCAAAAAGATGGAAAACTTACGGGCAGAGTTGGCGGAGAGATGATGTTTGGCTTTTCAAAAGGCAAAATGCTTCAAAAAATTCAAAAAATAATTAATGTAGATATTTCTAATACTATGTGTGTTGGAGATGGTGCTAATGATATTTCTATGTTTGAGTATTCAAGTCTCAAAATTGCTTTTTGTGCTAATGAAATTTTAAAACAAAACGCTACACATTGTGTTGATAAAAAAGATCTACGAGAAATTTTAAAACTTATTTAG
- a CDS encoding transaldolase — MYNKNINFSLWCDFIEREFLNNEFVDLISKDIINGATSNPAIFKSAFVGSEAYKTAIKNSHKRHPKDIYETLATQDIKMAACKLLKNYANNDDGFVSIEVDPNLHDNVNATVEEGKRLHQMIKMPNVMIKVPATKEGFEAMSALMADGISVNATLIFSPEQARGCLDAFKDGVAQYQKRFVNTMLPQGVISIFVSRFDRLLDDKMQEKSLPKSQIGIMNATKIYHMIKDENLSNVRALFASTGVKGNELRADYYVRELMFENTINTAPLDTIKEFIKQKAEPKVATSKENVDSFFSVLKNANIDLQTAYRDLLNDGLKAFVVAFDDILKGLK, encoded by the coding sequence ATGTATAACAAAAATATTAATTTTTCGCTTTGGTGCGATTTTATTGAAAGAGAATTTTTAAATAACGAATTTGTTGATTTGATCAGCAAAGATATTATAAATGGTGCTACTAGCAACCCTGCTATTTTTAAATCAGCTTTCGTTGGAAGTGAAGCTTATAAGACAGCTATTAAAAATAGCCACAAAAGACATCCAAAAGATATATATGAAACTTTAGCTACTCAAGATATCAAAATGGCAGCTTGCAAGCTTTTAAAAAATTATGCAAATAATGATGATGGTTTTGTTAGCATTGAGGTTGATCCAAATTTGCATGATAATGTTAATGCCACTGTGGAAGAAGGTAAGAGACTTCATCAGATGATCAAAATGCCAAATGTTATGATAAAAGTTCCTGCCACAAAAGAAGGATTTGAAGCAATGAGTGCTTTGATGGCAGATGGAATTAGCGTAAATGCTACTTTAATTTTTTCTCCTGAGCAAGCTAGAGGATGTTTGGATGCCTTTAAAGATGGTGTAGCTCAGTATCAAAAGCGTTTTGTAAATACTATGCTACCACAAGGCGTTATAAGTATTTTTGTCAGTCGTTTTGATAGATTGCTTGATGATAAAATGCAAGAAAAAAGTCTCCCTAAATCTCAAATCGGCATAATGAATGCTACTAAAATATATCATATGATAAAAGATGAGAATTTAAGTAATGTTAGAGCTTTATTTGCAAGCACTGGTGTTAAGGGGAACGAGTTAAGGGCTGATTATTATGTTCGTGAGCTTATGTTTGAAAATACTATCAATACAGCTCCGTTGGATACGATAAAGGAATTTATAAAGCAAAAGGCTGAGCCAAAAGTAGCCACAAGTAAAGAAAATGTAGATAGTTTTTTTAGTGTTTTAAAAAATGCAAATATAGATCTTCAAACAGCTTATAGGGATTTGTTAAATGATGGTCTAAAAGCATTTGTTGTTGCATTTGATGACATATTAAAAGGATTAAAATAA